In one Scyliorhinus canicula chromosome 3, sScyCan1.1, whole genome shotgun sequence genomic region, the following are encoded:
- the LOC119962849 gene encoding uncharacterized protein LOC119962849: MMRVVLCMSWLMIQMPSLSLLVKGPREVRTGKGPRSPPGTWKLFPLGTSLTHKKGKWDAEDIGVQNQEGRVLRQTRRRRLVSTNTVWEKATRNKWWRWAEYTGQKNSEGKDCVVCASERPNTQVIDVPWGSEDCRTMRQIWKKKNCRAHTTYTQTYKVGNRTLTYETVNCSGSACIDLCKGKPPMCHYHCVLLAGVKKGIYNIAHNCPNWPRTAMDAAPKEWRVQPDLRIQDCYWRESSTGSSLGHYTGECERIWNITDALSLIIPVKGGSPPPPYVLDYQVNQLADLWWLCGPEKGLLAHLPLNWRGLCARVMLAQSTVILPVEKEIKSRKVKRAYTPDPRVQLDAIGQPRGIPNEFKARNEIAAGFESIFVWITPSKNTEWINYIYYNQQRFINYSDDALEALGEQLDATSKMAWQNRQALDWLLAEKGGVCVMFGDQCCTFIPNNTDPEGSFTQAMNKLKNLRTEVKENAGFGHEAWSWLDRMLGRWGAWFAKAGAVAITIITVLGFIFCCFLPALRSFLTRVAARQMMVTSSSRSRGKTEERENLELPPMSGFTMTLVEIETHHSVKGL; encoded by the coding sequence ATGATgagagtggttctgtgcatgagctggctgatgatacaaatgCCCAGCCTGAGCCTGTTAGTCAAGGGGCCGAGGGAGGTGAGAACAGGGAAAGGGCCTCGTTCCCCACCTGGGACTTGGAAACTATTTCCCTTGGGGACTTCCTTGACCCATAAAAAAGGAAAGTGGGATGCAGAGGACATAGGGGTGCAGAATCAGGAAGGTAGAGTATTAAGACAAACAAGACGTAGACGATTAGTGAGTACGAATACTGTTTGGGAGAAAGCAACAAGAAACAAATGGTGGAGATGGGCTGAGTATACAGGTCAGAAAAACAGTGAGGGGAAAGATTGTGTGGTATGTGCATCAGAGAGACCTAACACCCAAGTAATTGATGTACCATGGGGATCAGAAGACTGTAGAACCATGCGGCAAATctggaaaaagaaaaattgccGTGCACAcaccacatatacacagacatatAAGGTAGGGAATCGGACGCTCACGTATGAGACGGTAAACTGTTCAGGATCCGCATGTATTGACCTTTGTAAAGGGAAGCCGCCGATGTGTCACTACCACTGTGTCCTGCTTGCTGGGGTAAAAAAGGGCATTTACAATATAGCCCACAATTGTCCAAATTGGCCAAGAACGGCAATGGACGCGGCCCCAAAGGAATGGAGGGTGCAGCCTGACTTACGAATCCAAGATTGTTATTGGAGGGAAAGCAGCACGGGGAGTAGTTTGGGACACTACACAGGAGAGTGTGAAAGGATTTGGAATATAACTGACGCCCTTAGTCTGATCATCCCAGTTAAaggaggatcgccaccccctcctTATGTATTAGACTATCAAGTAAACCAACTGGCCGATCTCTGGTGGCTTTGTGGCCCGGAAAAAGGGCTGCTGGCACACTTACCACTGAATTGGAGGGGACTGTGTGCCCGAGTTATGTTGGCCCAGAGCACTGTAATACTGCCGGTGGAAAAAGAAATTAAATCACGAAAAGTTAAGAGGGCATATACCCCTGACCCTAGGGTACAACTAGACGCAATCGGACAGCCCCGAGGCATCCCGAATGAGTTCAAAGCTAGGAACGAAATAGCTGCAGGGTTTGAATCCATCTTTGTTTGGATCACACCCAGCAAAAACACTGAGTGGATCAATTACATCTATTATAATCAGCAGAGGTTTATTAATTATTCGGATGATGCCCTGGAAGCATTGGGAGAGCAGTTGGATGCGACCAGTAAAATGGCATGGCAAAATCGACAGGCATTAGATTGGCTCCTGGCAGAGAAAGGAGGGGTCTGTGTTATGTTTGGAGACCAGTGTTGCACAtttatccctaacaacactgatccagaggggtcatttacacaagccatgaataagttgaagaatcttaggacagaagtgaaagaaaatgctgggtttgGGCATGAGGCATGGAGTTGGTTGGATAGAATGTTAGGAAGATGGGGGGCATGGTTTGCCAAAGCTGGAGCTGTAGCAATCACAATCATAACCGTTCTAGGAttcatattttgttgttttctacCCGCCCTGAGATCCTTCCTTACCAGAGTTGCAGCACGGCAGATGATGGTGACAAGCAGCTCACGCTCACGAGGAAAAACAGAGGAACGGGAAAACCTTGAGCTGCCTCCGATGAGTGGATTCACCATGACCTTGGTCGAGATTGAAACTCATCACTCTGTGAAAGGACTATAA